One window of Cryobacterium arcticum genomic DNA carries:
- a CDS encoding allantoate amidohydrolase: protein MSGPGDSAGLNGSERTSAAAVLERCDELAGFSSLPDGLIERVYLSPEHTAVNALAAGWMREAGMTSWQDAAGNQCGRLEGATPGLPALLLGSHLDTVPSAGRYDGILGVLTAIAVVERIASSGRSLPFALEVVAFGDEEGTRFGTALLGSRALAGTWLDAWWELTDEAGTTLHDAFVAFGLDPAAIGGAARTSNEVIGYLEAHIEQGPVLEEHDQPLGIVSSIAGARRFQITITGKAGHSGTPWTHRRDALAGTSEAIVAIEKLARAADLIATVGHLEVFPDAVNVIAGRVEFSLDLRGRFDADRDRAWQQIESLLEEICATRGLHVAVDQTHAAPAAHCSDRLRGVIAAGIRATDASTENPEPLELLSMAGHDAMAVAQITEIGMLFVRCAGGVSHHPDESVTEADVARALDAFEAAVLELAAHHDAGQRDDGEQDTGRHEAQA, encoded by the coding sequence ATGAGCGGGCCGGGGGACAGTGCGGGCCTGAACGGGAGCGAGCGCACCAGCGCGGCCGCCGTGCTGGAGCGCTGCGACGAGCTGGCCGGGTTTTCGAGCCTGCCCGACGGCCTGATCGAGCGGGTCTACCTCTCGCCCGAGCACACCGCGGTGAACGCCCTCGCGGCCGGCTGGATGCGTGAGGCCGGCATGACCAGCTGGCAGGACGCGGCGGGCAACCAGTGCGGCCGCCTCGAGGGTGCCACGCCCGGCCTTCCCGCGCTGCTGCTCGGCTCGCACCTGGACACCGTGCCGTCGGCCGGTCGGTATGACGGCATCCTCGGCGTGCTCACGGCCATCGCCGTGGTGGAACGAATCGCGTCCAGCGGCCGCAGCCTGCCGTTCGCCCTGGAGGTCGTGGCCTTCGGCGATGAGGAGGGCACCCGGTTCGGCACCGCTCTGCTGGGCAGCCGCGCCCTGGCCGGAACCTGGCTGGACGCCTGGTGGGAGCTTACCGACGAGGCCGGCACGACCCTGCACGACGCCTTCGTCGCGTTCGGCCTGGACCCGGCCGCCATCGGCGGTGCCGCCCGCACCTCGAACGAGGTCATCGGCTACCTCGAGGCGCATATCGAGCAGGGCCCGGTGCTCGAGGAGCACGACCAGCCGCTCGGCATCGTCTCCTCGATCGCGGGCGCCCGACGCTTCCAGATCACCATCACCGGCAAGGCCGGTCACTCGGGCACACCGTGGACGCACCGCCGCGACGCCCTCGCCGGGACGAGCGAGGCCATCGTGGCCATCGAGAAGCTCGCCCGCGCCGCGGACCTGATCGCCACGGTGGGACACCTCGAGGTGTTCCCTGACGCCGTCAACGTGATCGCCGGCCGGGTCGAGTTCAGTCTCGACCTGCGCGGCCGGTTCGACGCCGACCGTGACCGGGCCTGGCAGCAGATCGAGTCCCTGCTGGAGGAGATCTGCGCGACCCGCGGCCTGCACGTCGCGGTCGACCAGACCCATGCGGCGCCCGCCGCGCACTGCAGCGACCGGCTGCGCGGGGTCATCGCCGCCGGCATCCGTGCCACGGATGCGTCGACCGAGAACCCCGAACCGCTTGAGCTGTTGTCGATGGCGGGGCATGACGCCATGGCCGTCGCCCAGATCACCGAGATCGGCATGCTGTTCGTGCGCTGCGCCGGGGGAGTGAGCCACCACCCCGACGAGTCGGTCACCGAGGCGGACGTGGCCCGGGCACTGGACGCCTTCGAGGCGGCGGTGCTCGAGCTGGCGGCGCACCATGATGCCGGACAGCGTGACGACGGAGAGCAGGACACCGGACGGCACGAGGCGCAGGCATGA
- a CDS encoding APC family permease, whose amino-acid sequence MTATKETTAGTIPPRALTGSLGVTAIVLMVVAAAAPLTVIGGAAPLGILLGNGVGFPAMFAIAAIVLLFFAVGLAAMTRHVPKPGAFFTFVNYGLGKPAGLATAFLALLTYTTIQVSVHGYVGYILSVTVTGVGGPDLPWYLYSLAVVALVGVLGYRHIDLSSKVLGVLLIGEVGIVLVLVAAVVIAGGADGLSLAPFEPNNVLSGSPSVGLMFAIAAFIGFESTAIFRDEAKDPARTIPRATYVAVVGIGVFYTLASWALVMAWGPDGVVAQAAEDPGAMILITTLKYLGSVGELVMNVLLITSMLACVLSFHNVITRYQHSMSTAKVLPDVLSSVHPKHFAPHVSSVVQTVTAGLLVVLFALLGLDPILQVFTWFSGVATLSVALLMAVTSIAVVVYFARTKRDRRLWNTVIAPSLGFVGLLVSATMIGLNFPFLIGDVNAAGEPAFGVLTAVLLGLIVLFPLAGLLQALWLRRNRPAVYAQITEAIGA is encoded by the coding sequence ATGACCGCAACGAAAGAAACCACCGCCGGAACCATTCCGCCGCGCGCGCTCACCGGCTCGCTGGGCGTCACCGCCATCGTGCTGATGGTGGTCGCCGCCGCAGCACCACTGACCGTGATCGGGGGAGCGGCGCCGCTGGGCATCCTGCTCGGCAACGGCGTCGGGTTCCCCGCGATGTTCGCGATCGCCGCGATCGTGCTGCTGTTCTTCGCGGTGGGTCTGGCCGCGATGACCAGGCACGTACCCAAGCCCGGCGCCTTCTTCACCTTCGTCAACTACGGCCTGGGCAAGCCCGCCGGCCTGGCCACAGCGTTCCTGGCCCTCCTGACCTACACGACCATCCAGGTGTCGGTGCACGGATACGTCGGCTACATCCTCTCGGTCACCGTCACCGGGGTCGGCGGGCCCGACCTGCCGTGGTACCTGTACTCCCTGGCCGTCGTGGCCCTCGTGGGCGTGCTCGGCTACCGCCACATCGACCTGAGCTCCAAGGTGCTCGGCGTGCTGTTGATCGGCGAGGTCGGGATCGTGCTGGTGCTCGTGGCGGCCGTGGTGATCGCCGGCGGCGCCGACGGTCTCTCGCTGGCCCCGTTCGAACCAAACAACGTGCTCAGCGGCTCGCCCTCGGTAGGACTGATGTTCGCCATCGCCGCCTTCATCGGCTTCGAATCCACCGCGATCTTCCGCGACGAGGCCAAGGACCCGGCCCGCACGATCCCGCGGGCCACCTACGTGGCCGTGGTCGGCATCGGCGTCTTCTACACGCTCGCCTCCTGGGCCCTCGTGATGGCGTGGGGCCCCGACGGAGTGGTGGCCCAGGCCGCCGAAGACCCGGGCGCGATGATCCTGATCACCACCCTGAAGTATCTCGGTTCGGTCGGCGAGCTCGTCATGAACGTGCTGCTGATCACCAGCATGCTCGCCTGTGTGCTGTCGTTCCACAACGTCATCACCCGCTACCAGCACTCCATGTCCACCGCCAAGGTGCTGCCGGACGTACTCTCCTCCGTGCATCCCAAGCACTTCGCCCCGCACGTGTCCTCGGTCGTGCAGACCGTCACCGCCGGCCTGCTCGTGGTGCTCTTCGCGCTGCTGGGCCTTGACCCGATTCTGCAGGTCTTCACCTGGTTCTCCGGAGTGGCCACCCTGTCGGTGGCGCTGCTGATGGCCGTGACCAGCATCGCCGTGGTGGTGTACTTCGCCCGTACCAAGCGGGACCGCCGGCTCTGGAACACGGTCATCGCCCCGTCGCTCGGCTTCGTCGGCCTGCTCGTGTCGGCCACCATGATCGGCCTGAACTTCCCGTTCCTGATCGGCGACGTCAACGCCGCCGGCGAGCCGGCCTTCGGGGTGCTCACCGCGGTGCTGCTCGGCCTGATCGTGCTCTTCCCGCTGGCCGGACTCCTGCAGGCCCTCTGGCTCCGGCGCAACCGCCCTGCCGTGTACGCCCAGATCACCGAGGCCATCGGCGCCTGA
- a CDS encoding YoaK family protein: MASTPVLHRLRSKPDHLHLGLMLALTFSTGVADAVGYLGLDKVFTGNMTGNVVILGMAIAGADDLPVVGPLIALFTFMVGAAIGGRVLRHVKFGWTTEATALFGAVGVIMAALAIILFVVGGKPPAPFDLFVTGFLAAVMGLQAAVARHIAVKDVTTVVVTSTITGFAADSRFGGAKNQPWFRRLAAIVLILAGAGVGALLLMVHIGWGIALTAAITLTVTAIGHAAGRPHHAPAPVA; encoded by the coding sequence GTGGCCTCCACCCCCGTCCTCCACCGCCTGCGCAGCAAGCCCGACCACCTGCACCTGGGCCTGATGCTCGCCCTCACCTTCTCCACGGGTGTGGCGGATGCCGTGGGTTACCTCGGCCTCGACAAGGTGTTCACCGGCAACATGACCGGCAACGTCGTGATCCTGGGCATGGCCATCGCCGGCGCCGACGACCTGCCCGTTGTGGGCCCGCTCATCGCCCTGTTCACCTTCATGGTGGGCGCCGCGATCGGCGGCCGGGTGCTGCGCCACGTGAAGTTCGGGTGGACCACCGAAGCCACCGCGCTGTTCGGCGCGGTCGGCGTGATCATGGCCGCGCTCGCGATCATCCTGTTCGTCGTGGGCGGCAAGCCGCCGGCGCCGTTCGACCTGTTCGTCACCGGCTTCCTGGCCGCCGTGATGGGTCTGCAGGCCGCCGTGGCGCGCCACATCGCGGTGAAGGACGTCACGACCGTGGTCGTCACCTCCACCATCACAGGCTTCGCGGCCGACTCCCGCTTCGGCGGCGCCAAGAACCAGCCCTGGTTCCGCCGCCTGGCGGCCATCGTGCTGATCCTGGCCGGCGCCGGCGTTGGCGCCCTGCTGCTCATGGTGCACATCGGCTGGGGCATCGCCCTCACCGCCGCGATCACCCTCACCGTGACCGCCATCGGCCACGCGGCCGGCCGCCCCCACCATGCCCCAGCGCCGGTTGCATAA
- a CDS encoding primary-amine oxidase, giving the protein MTLSDVSLHTVSGASTVPAAPHPLGSLTMAEFTAIRDIVINADDFTDTTRFAYVGLAEPHKRDVLAWQAGTGPLPDRKARVMLLDMATGRSTDNIVSLGAGVIESTHVLDGSAGQLPILDTEFEAIAGIVNADPRWVAALAERGTTIDEVVVVPLSAGYYDLPEEIGRRIVRVLAFRQDYPTDHPWAHPVDGLCAYVDTAAGTITRLIDAATVAIPAEGGNFNDPAVQGEPLTTLKPIVISQPEGPSFAVDGEWVTWANWKFQVGFDTREGLVLRQLSFTDAGEERPIIYRASINEMLVPYGDPSPVRFWQNYFDTGEYLFGRYTNSLALGCDCVGEIKYFDAVLADELGNPFTIPNGICMHEEDVGTLWKHSDLFTGAHEVRRQRRLVISFFTTVGNYDYGFYWYLSLDGTIECEAKLTGVLFTSAYPGIAAPGSTHDAGADYPYASEVAPGLGAPYHQHLFSARLDMTVDGLANAVDEIEAVRLPMGPGNEHGNAFTMKSTRLTGEASSGRVADASVARSWHIVNTEKTNRMGRPTGYALLPEANPTLMADPQSSIAQRAEFATKHLFVTQYDPAEQYAAGDFVHQNPGGDGITTYIADDASIDGEDIVLWHTFGPTHFPRVEDWPVMPVDYAKFTLKPYGFFARNPTLNVPASEPVSHCSHGGEPESHAAHASTAPAPAAGACACAGHAAHDA; this is encoded by the coding sequence ATGACTCTCTCCGACGTTTCCCTGCACACAGTTTCAGGTGCCAGCACCGTCCCGGCCGCGCCGCATCCGCTCGGCAGCCTCACGATGGCCGAATTCACCGCCATCCGCGACATCGTCATCAACGCGGACGACTTCACCGACACGACCCGGTTCGCCTATGTGGGCCTGGCCGAACCGCACAAGCGGGACGTGCTCGCCTGGCAGGCCGGCACCGGGCCGCTGCCCGACCGGAAGGCCCGGGTGATGCTGCTGGACATGGCGACCGGTCGCTCCACCGACAACATCGTGTCGCTGGGCGCCGGCGTGATCGAGAGCACCCACGTGCTCGACGGCTCGGCCGGGCAACTGCCGATCCTCGACACCGAGTTCGAGGCCATCGCCGGCATCGTCAACGCCGACCCGCGTTGGGTCGCGGCGCTGGCCGAGCGGGGCACGACCATCGACGAGGTGGTCGTCGTGCCACTCTCGGCCGGCTACTACGACCTGCCGGAGGAGATCGGCCGCCGGATCGTGCGGGTGTTGGCGTTCCGCCAGGACTACCCGACAGACCACCCGTGGGCGCACCCCGTCGACGGCCTCTGCGCCTATGTGGACACGGCGGCGGGCACCATCACCCGGCTGATCGACGCGGCCACCGTGGCCATCCCGGCCGAGGGCGGCAACTTCAACGACCCGGCCGTGCAGGGCGAACCTCTCACCACCCTCAAGCCCATCGTGATCAGCCAGCCGGAGGGGCCGAGTTTCGCCGTTGACGGCGAGTGGGTCACCTGGGCGAACTGGAAGTTCCAGGTGGGCTTCGACACCCGCGAGGGACTGGTGCTGCGTCAGCTGTCGTTCACGGATGCCGGCGAGGAACGCCCGATCATCTACCGGGCGTCGATCAACGAGATGCTCGTGCCCTATGGCGACCCGTCGCCGGTGCGGTTCTGGCAGAACTACTTCGACACCGGAGAGTACCTCTTCGGCCGCTACACCAACTCGCTCGCGCTCGGCTGCGACTGTGTGGGCGAGATCAAGTACTTCGACGCCGTGCTCGCCGACGAACTCGGCAACCCGTTCACCATCCCCAACGGCATCTGCATGCACGAGGAGGACGTGGGAACGCTGTGGAAGCACAGCGACCTGTTCACCGGCGCCCATGAGGTGCGCCGCCAGCGCCGCCTGGTGATCAGTTTCTTCACCACCGTGGGCAACTACGACTACGGCTTCTACTGGTATCTGTCGCTGGACGGCACCATCGAGTGCGAGGCCAAGCTCACCGGCGTGCTCTTCACGTCGGCGTACCCCGGCATTGCCGCCCCTGGCTCCACGCACGATGCGGGAGCAGACTACCCGTATGCCAGCGAGGTCGCTCCGGGGCTCGGTGCCCCGTACCACCAGCACCTCTTCAGCGCGCGGCTCGACATGACGGTCGACGGCCTGGCCAACGCCGTCGATGAGATCGAGGCCGTTCGGCTGCCGATGGGTCCGGGCAACGAACACGGCAACGCCTTCACCATGAAGAGCACCCGGCTCACCGGCGAGGCAAGCTCGGGCCGTGTCGCCGATGCCTCCGTCGCGCGGTCCTGGCACATCGTGAACACCGAGAAGACCAACCGGATGGGCCGGCCCACCGGCTACGCCCTGCTGCCGGAGGCGAACCCCACTCTCATGGCCGACCCGCAGTCGTCGATCGCCCAGCGGGCCGAGTTCGCCACCAAGCACCTCTTCGTGACGCAGTACGACCCGGCGGAGCAGTACGCCGCCGGCGACTTCGTGCACCAGAACCCGGGCGGCGACGGCATCACCACGTACATCGCCGATGACGCGTCCATCGACGGGGAGGACATCGTGCTCTGGCACACCTTCGGCCCCACCCACTTCCCGCGGGTGGAGGACTGGCCGGTGATGCCGGTGGACTACGCCAAGTTCACGCTCAAGCCGTACGGCTTCTTCGCCCGGAACCCCACTCTCAACGTGCCCGCAAGCGAGCCGGTGTCGCACTGCTCGCACGGCGGCGAGCCCGAGTCACACGCGGCGCATGCATCGACTGCCCCGGCACCGGCGGCGGGCGCCTGCGCGTGCGCCGGCCACGCGGCCCACGACGCCTAA
- a CDS encoding AtzH-like domain-containing protein, whose amino-acid sequence MSEPRTTVPGPAVAGPAAVTPTSVTGDLPDGLLEAFTGYEDALARNDLAALDAYFAPGESTLRGDATGLLVGHDAISGFRGARSGTLARGIRSLHVRVIDPRHAVIVSVNTPDAGGAGLVTQLWVQGDTDSWRVEVAQVAAPPAAVNPTVWRLVGTPLVPAATDTGPLAGETVAVKDLFDLAGFTVGAGNPAYLGEATPATVTAPAVAALLGAGASVRGVAQTDEFAYSIAGDNEHYGTPPNVRVPGGLPGGSSSGPAAAVALGQASIGLATDTAGSIRVPASYQGLWGLRSTHDAVDRTGLLPLAPTFDTVGWLTRTPAVLRAAAAASLDPARQVALVPTAAPTAAPEDALTNPPARFAVSTALVFAADDDVQAAFVTGLDRLIRAGLLPEPDLVDVGDLAEALRIFRAIQTAEAWRCNGDWVTAHPGALGAAVASRFEIASRTDPAAEAEARVAMAAARARLDAVLDGRILLLPSASSTAPSRHANAATIDATRTATLTMTSLAGIGGYPALSVPLFEVHGKPVGLCLVGPRYSDLALVDVGAELAAGG is encoded by the coding sequence ATGTCTGAGCCGCGCACCACCGTTCCCGGGCCGGCTGTTGCCGGGCCCGCCGCCGTCACGCCCACGAGCGTCACCGGCGACCTGCCCGACGGACTGCTCGAGGCCTTCACCGGCTACGAGGACGCCCTCGCCCGCAACGACCTCGCGGCTCTCGACGCCTACTTCGCGCCGGGGGAGAGCACACTGCGCGGCGACGCCACCGGGCTGCTCGTGGGCCACGACGCGATCAGCGGGTTCCGCGGGGCGCGCAGCGGCACGCTCGCCCGCGGCATCCGCTCGCTGCACGTGCGGGTGATCGACCCGCGGCACGCCGTGATCGTGTCGGTGAACACCCCGGATGCCGGCGGCGCCGGCCTGGTCACCCAGCTCTGGGTGCAGGGCGACACGGACTCCTGGCGGGTGGAGGTGGCCCAGGTGGCCGCGCCGCCGGCCGCGGTCAACCCCACGGTGTGGCGCCTGGTGGGCACCCCGCTGGTTCCCGCGGCCACCGACACCGGCCCGCTCGCCGGCGAGACGGTTGCCGTGAAGGACCTCTTCGACCTCGCCGGCTTCACGGTGGGCGCCGGAAACCCGGCGTACCTCGGCGAGGCCACGCCGGCCACCGTGACCGCCCCGGCCGTCGCCGCGCTGCTCGGCGCCGGTGCGAGCGTGCGGGGTGTCGCCCAGACCGACGAATTCGCGTACAGCATCGCCGGCGACAACGAGCACTACGGCACCCCGCCCAACGTGCGGGTGCCCGGCGGACTGCCCGGCGGCTCGTCCAGCGGCCCCGCCGCGGCCGTCGCCCTGGGCCAGGCGAGCATCGGTCTGGCCACCGACACCGCAGGATCCATCCGGGTGCCCGCGTCGTACCAGGGACTCTGGGGACTCCGCAGCACCCACGACGCCGTCGACCGCACCGGCCTGCTGCCACTGGCACCGACCTTCGACACCGTCGGCTGGCTCACCCGCACCCCGGCCGTGCTGCGTGCCGCCGCCGCCGCGTCGCTCGATCCCGCCCGGCAGGTCGCCCTCGTACCGACCGCCGCACCGACCGCCGCACCGGAGGATGCACTGACGAATCCACCGGCCCGCTTCGCCGTGTCGACGGCGCTGGTCTTCGCCGCCGACGACGACGTACAGGCCGCTTTCGTGACCGGGCTGGACCGCCTCATCCGGGCCGGGCTGCTGCCCGAACCCGACCTCGTCGACGTGGGCGACCTCGCCGAGGCCCTGCGCATCTTCCGGGCGATCCAGACGGCAGAGGCGTGGAGGTGCAACGGGGACTGGGTCACCGCGCACCCCGGCGCCCTCGGCGCCGCGGTCGCGAGCCGGTTCGAGATCGCGTCCCGCACCGACCCGGCCGCCGAGGCCGAGGCTCGCGTCGCGATGGCCGCCGCCCGCGCCCGGCTGGACGCGGTGCTCGACGGACGCATCCTGCTGCTGCCCTCGGCGTCGTCGACGGCGCCGTCGCGGCACGCGAACGCGGCCACCATCGACGCGACCCGCACGGCGACGCTGACCATGACGAGCCTGGCCGGGATCGGCGGATATCCGGCGCTGTCCGTGCCACTGTTCGAGGTTCACGGCAAGCCTGTGGGGCTCTGCCTGGTGGGTCCGCGATACAGCGACCTCGCCCTCGTCGATGTGGGGGCGGAATTGGCCGCGGGTGGGTGA
- a CDS encoding acetamidase/formamidase family protein produces the protein MPFDILQPGTGHIRAAQYLPATPDTVLWGRLPCATDAPALVIESGTEVTIDTVSHEGVLEDQGRDPVVFFAGHGVERAAVLDDAVRLAGSFSLRDPRVDGPHLVTGPIHVRGASPGDLLKMTVLEATPRVPYGVISNRHGRGALPGEYPLGDGNVSVFAALEDGPAGRVGTLPLVPGGERSVHFPLRPFLGIMGVAVAGDERPHSVPPGSHGGNIDINLLTVGSALYLPVQVEGALAYVGDPHFAQGDGEVALTAMEASLRVTIRFDVVTQADAVAAFGELVGPLAETAEFLVPTGMDADLDEAVRKCVRAAIDLLAARFGMDRTLAYAYLSAATDFNISQVVDLVAGVHARIRVADFDV, from the coding sequence ATGCCATTCGACATCCTGCAGCCCGGCACCGGGCACATCCGCGCCGCGCAGTACCTGCCCGCCACGCCCGACACCGTGTTGTGGGGGCGGCTGCCCTGTGCCACGGATGCGCCGGCGCTCGTGATCGAGAGCGGCACCGAGGTCACCATCGACACGGTCAGCCACGAGGGCGTGCTCGAAGACCAGGGCCGTGACCCGGTGGTCTTCTTCGCCGGCCACGGCGTGGAACGAGCCGCGGTGCTCGACGACGCCGTGCGGCTGGCCGGTTCGTTCAGCCTGCGCGACCCCCGGGTGGACGGGCCGCACCTGGTCACCGGTCCGATCCATGTGCGCGGCGCCAGCCCGGGCGACCTGCTCAAGATGACCGTGCTCGAGGCCACCCCGCGGGTGCCGTACGGCGTGATCTCCAACCGGCACGGTCGCGGCGCCCTGCCGGGGGAGTACCCGCTCGGCGACGGCAACGTGAGCGTGTTCGCGGCGCTGGAGGACGGCCCGGCGGGCCGGGTGGGCACCCTGCCGCTCGTGCCGGGCGGGGAGCGGAGCGTGCACTTCCCGCTCCGGCCGTTCCTCGGCATCATGGGCGTCGCCGTCGCCGGCGATGAGCGCCCACACTCCGTGCCGCCCGGTTCGCACGGCGGCAACATCGACATCAACCTGCTCACCGTGGGCTCGGCGCTGTACCTGCCGGTTCAGGTGGAAGGCGCGCTGGCCTACGTGGGCGACCCGCACTTCGCCCAGGGCGACGGCGAGGTGGCCCTCACGGCCATGGAGGCGTCGCTGCGGGTGACCATCCGGTTCGACGTGGTGACGCAGGCCGACGCCGTGGCCGCGTTCGGCGAGCTGGTCGGGCCGCTCGCCGAGACGGCCGAGTTCCTGGTGCCCACCGGCATGGACGCCGACCTCGACGAGGCCGTGCGGAAATGCGTGCGCGCGGCGATCGACCTTCTCGCGGCGCGGTTCGGGATGGACCGCACCCTCGCCTACGCGTACCTGAGCGCGGCGACCGACTTCAACATCTCGCAGGTGGTCGACCTGGTCGCCGGCGTGCACGCGCGCATCCGGGTGGCGGACTTCGATGTCTGA
- a CDS encoding pyridoxal-phosphate-dependent aminotransferase family protein gives MGPGPVNADPRVLRAMSAQLVGQYDPSMTAYMNETMELYRGVFKTANEQTVLIDGTSRAGIEAALVSLISPGDRVLVPIFGRFGHLLREIAERAGAEVHVREIEWGTVFTPAQIEQAIRETKPALLAIVHGDTSTTVAQPLDELGDICARHGVLFYTDVTASLAGNTFEADAWGLDAVTAGLQKCLGGPSGSAPATFSPRAALVINARKSIEAGIREAGDAVSAHPIRSNYFDLSMIFDYWGPKRLNHHTEATTMLYGARECARLLVDEGIDTAVERHRLHGAAMLAGVQGLGLAVFGDLEHRMNNVVAVHIPEGVTGDAVRGELLNDFGIEIGTSFGPLHGKVWRIGTMGYNARKDTVLTTLAALEQVLRRAGAGVTGGGGVGAAYEVYQDAARAASVAETGPA, from the coding sequence ATGGGCCCCGGCCCGGTGAACGCCGACCCGCGGGTGTTGCGCGCCATGTCGGCCCAACTCGTGGGCCAGTACGACCCGTCCATGACGGCGTATATGAACGAGACCATGGAGCTGTACCGGGGCGTCTTCAAGACCGCCAACGAACAGACCGTGCTCATCGACGGCACCTCCCGGGCCGGCATCGAGGCCGCGTTGGTCTCGCTGATCAGCCCGGGTGACCGGGTGCTCGTGCCCATCTTCGGGCGCTTCGGCCATCTGCTGCGCGAGATCGCTGAACGCGCCGGCGCCGAGGTGCACGTGCGGGAGATCGAGTGGGGCACCGTATTCACGCCCGCCCAGATCGAGCAGGCTATCCGCGAGACCAAGCCGGCGCTGCTGGCCATCGTGCACGGTGACACGTCCACCACCGTCGCCCAGCCGCTCGATGAGCTCGGCGACATCTGCGCGAGGCACGGTGTGCTCTTCTACACCGACGTCACCGCGTCGCTGGCAGGCAACACCTTCGAGGCGGATGCCTGGGGCTTGGACGCCGTGACCGCCGGCCTGCAGAAGTGCCTGGGCGGCCCCTCCGGCTCGGCCCCCGCCACCTTCTCCCCGCGTGCGGCCCTGGTGATCAACGCCCGCAAGAGCATCGAAGCGGGCATCCGCGAGGCCGGCGACGCCGTGAGCGCGCACCCGATCCGCTCCAACTACTTCGACCTGTCGATGATCTTCGATTACTGGGGTCCCAAGCGGCTCAACCACCACACCGAGGCCACCACCATGCTCTACGGCGCCCGCGAATGCGCCCGGCTGCTCGTGGACGAGGGCATCGACACCGCCGTGGAGCGGCACCGGCTGCACGGCGCCGCCATGCTCGCGGGGGTGCAGGGGCTGGGCCTGGCCGTCTTCGGCGACCTGGAGCACCGGATGAACAACGTCGTCGCCGTGCACATCCCTGAGGGCGTGACCGGGGACGCCGTGCGCGGCGAACTGCTGAACGACTTCGGCATCGAGATCGGCACCTCGTTCGGCCCGCTGCACGGCAAGGTCTGGCGCATCGGCACCATGGGCTACAACGCCCGCAAGGACACCGTGCTCACGACCCTGGCCGCCCTCGAGCAGGTGCTGCGCCGAGCCGGCGCCGGCGTGACCGGTGGTGGCGGGGTCGGCGCCGCCTACGAGGTCTACCAGGATGCGGCTCGAGCCGCATCCGTTGCGGAGACCGGGCCAGCATGA